A window of Verrucomicrobiota bacterium JB022 contains these coding sequences:
- a CDS encoding anaerobic ribonucleoside-triphosphate reductase activating protein — protein sequence MQIGGLDKTSLIDYPGKIAAVVFTQGCNWRCPFCHNPELVMPRCFRKPIPEEEVMQFLEKRVNQLDGVVISGGEPTFHSDLPGFAAAIKDLGYLVKLDTNGTNPEMLRVMLSEGLVDYVAMDLKGPVANYQQLAGARVDPEVLRTSIWMIKNSGIDHEFRTTVVPGLHTLRELKAMGELVRGAQRYALQDFVSDHCLRESLRGRPAFPYKTLNKLRPFMERRVKIFEIRSNESAVPMPNGRGTPLDELDDDDDDFLE from the coding sequence ATGCAAATCGGCGGCTTAGACAAAACATCCCTGATCGACTACCCTGGCAAAATCGCTGCGGTGGTCTTCACCCAGGGCTGTAACTGGCGCTGCCCCTTCTGCCACAATCCCGAGCTCGTGATGCCGCGCTGCTTCCGGAAGCCAATCCCGGAAGAAGAAGTGATGCAGTTTTTGGAAAAGCGCGTGAACCAGCTCGATGGGGTGGTGATCAGCGGGGGCGAACCGACCTTCCATTCCGATCTCCCGGGCTTTGCGGCAGCGATCAAGGACTTGGGCTACCTGGTGAAGCTCGATACCAATGGCACCAACCCGGAAATGCTGCGGGTGATGTTGAGCGAAGGCCTGGTGGACTACGTCGCGATGGACCTCAAGGGCCCGGTGGCCAATTACCAGCAGCTCGCCGGTGCGCGGGTCGACCCCGAAGTGCTCCGCACCAGCATCTGGATGATCAAGAACAGCGGGATCGATCACGAGTTTCGCACTACGGTGGTCCCGGGGCTGCACACCCTGCGCGAGCTGAAGGCGATGGGCGAACTCGTCCGCGGCGCCCAGCGCTACGCCCTGCAAGACTTTGTGAGCGACCACTGCCTGCGTGAATCGCTGCGCGGTCGCCCGGCCTTCCCCTACAAGACTTTGAACAAGCTGCGCCCCTTTATGGAGCGCCGCGTGAAAATCTTCGAAATCCGCAGCAACGAAAGCGCGGTGCCCATGCCCAACGGCCGCGGCACTCCGCTCGACGAACTGGATGATGACGACGACGATTTTCTTGAGTAA
- a CDS encoding type II toxin-antitoxin system VapC family toxin codes for MRLLIDTHILFWALAVPERLTEAERKALEHAESTIFVSAASLWEMRIKAAKGKLTLPDNFLDYVRSANFIELPVTLRHADAIRNLPPIHGDPFDRILAAQAKVENLALMTRDRFLREYRVSLFEG; via the coding sequence GTGCGTCTCCTGATCGACACCCATATCCTGTTCTGGGCTCTGGCCGTGCCCGAGCGCCTGACCGAAGCAGAAAGGAAGGCGCTGGAACATGCGGAATCCACCATCTTTGTCAGCGCTGCCAGCCTCTGGGAAATGCGCATCAAGGCCGCAAAAGGCAAACTGACGCTGCCTGACAACTTCCTCGACTACGTCCGCAGTGCCAACTTCATCGAGCTACCGGTGACCCTTCGCCACGCCGACGCGATCCGCAACCTGCCTCCGATCCACGGCGACCCTTTCGACCGGATACTCGCGGCACAAGCAAAAGTGGAGAATCTGGCCTTGATGACGCGGGACCGCTTCCTGCGCGAATATCGGGTCTCCCTGTTTGAGGGCTGA
- a CDS encoding type II toxin-antitoxin system prevent-host-death family antitoxin has product MQIASIQEAGNQLPHLLAKVAAGEEVVLSHHGTLVARIVPFEAPKGGVKLGLMAHLNLSEPATWDNDEETQAAFEDPDIFPST; this is encoded by the coding sequence ATGCAGATCGCGAGTATCCAGGAAGCGGGCAACCAACTGCCTCACCTGCTGGCAAAAGTCGCCGCCGGTGAAGAAGTCGTGCTTTCACACCACGGAACTCTCGTCGCCCGAATCGTGCCTTTCGAAGCGCCCAAGGGAGGGGTCAAGCTCGGCCTCATGGCTCACCTGAACCTCAGCGAGCCCGCTACCTGGGACAATGACGAGGAAACGCAAGCAGCGTTCGAAGACCCGGATATCTTCCCCTCTACTTAG
- the ilvB gene encoding biosynthetic-type acetolactate synthase large subunit, which yields MAHSVNLETTAQPMTLDTLAATTPSAKQAEIPTSIRGSDLIVYCLEQAGCEYVFGYPGGASMEIHQSLTRSNKIRTILPRFEQGCGFMAHGYARATGKPGVCMATSGPGATNLVTCVADALMDSIPVIAITGQVNQKLIGKSAFQETDVFGMSLPVVKHSYLVLNIRDIPRVIKEAYHIATTGRPGPIWIDIAKDVQQTTLSGQELIDALNAPMDISGYKPEVKCSDEDLLAIIPELEKAERPVIYTGGGIISADAQEELVEFANLTGFPVATTLMGLGGFPENHPQALRWFGMHGGVAGNWAVCESTLLVTLGARFDDRITGVIAKFAPDAKIVHIDIDKSEHHKNKVVEYPIHSDVKYALRRLNELLRERGYQKPDIAAWNEKVYGWREQYPFEYEESPHIIPQHAIRTLYEVTNGEAIITTGVGQHQMWSAQFYQFNTTRSFLSSLGLGTMGFGLPAALGAKVAAPDRVVVDIDGDGSFMMNVQELATAIMEKIPVKVMLLNNQHLGMVVQWEDVLYDGVRAQTILGHPDNLGGPENVDALYPNWPKICEGFGVTCRRVWKKEDLREAIEEMVAHEGPYVLDVVVPYTEHVMPFIPAGASAKEMLIKSPSKAR from the coding sequence ATGGCCCATTCTGTAAACCTTGAGACCACGGCCCAACCGATGACCCTCGATACGCTTGCCGCAACCACCCCCTCCGCAAAACAGGCTGAAATCCCGACCTCGATCCGAGGCTCCGACCTGATCGTCTACTGCCTGGAGCAGGCAGGTTGCGAGTACGTCTTCGGTTATCCGGGCGGTGCCTCCATGGAGATCCACCAGAGCCTCACCCGCTCCAACAAGATCCGCACCATCCTGCCCCGCTTCGAGCAAGGCTGCGGCTTTATGGCCCACGGCTACGCCCGCGCCACCGGCAAGCCGGGCGTGTGCATGGCCACCAGCGGCCCCGGCGCGACCAACCTCGTCACCTGCGTGGCCGATGCGTTGATGGACTCCATCCCCGTCATCGCCATCACCGGCCAGGTCAACCAGAAGTTGATCGGCAAGAGCGCGTTCCAGGAGACCGACGTCTTCGGCATGTCCCTCCCCGTGGTCAAGCACAGCTACCTCGTGCTGAACATCCGCGACATCCCGCGCGTGATCAAGGAGGCCTACCACATCGCCACCACCGGCCGCCCCGGCCCCATCTGGATCGACATCGCCAAGGACGTGCAGCAGACGACCCTCAGCGGTCAGGAGCTGATCGACGCCCTGAATGCCCCGATGGACATCAGCGGCTACAAGCCCGAGGTGAAGTGCAGCGACGAAGACCTGCTCGCCATCATCCCCGAGCTGGAAAAGGCCGAACGCCCCGTGATCTACACCGGCGGCGGCATCATCAGCGCCGACGCCCAGGAAGAACTCGTCGAATTTGCCAACCTCACCGGCTTCCCCGTCGCCACCACCCTCATGGGCCTCGGCGGCTTCCCGGAAAACCACCCGCAAGCCCTCCGCTGGTTCGGCATGCACGGCGGCGTGGCCGGTAACTGGGCCGTGTGCGAAAGCACCCTGCTCGTCACCCTCGGTGCCCGCTTCGACGACCGCATCACCGGCGTCATCGCCAAGTTCGCGCCCGACGCCAAGATCGTCCACATCGACATCGACAAGAGCGAGCACCACAAGAACAAAGTCGTCGAGTACCCCATCCACAGCGATGTGAAGTACGCCCTGCGCCGCCTCAACGAGCTGCTGCGCGAGCGCGGCTACCAAAAGCCCGACATCGCCGCCTGGAACGAAAAAGTCTACGGCTGGCGCGAGCAATACCCCTTTGAATACGAAGAGAGCCCGCACATCATCCCGCAGCACGCGATCCGCACGCTCTACGAGGTGACCAACGGCGAGGCCATCATCACCACCGGCGTGGGCCAGCACCAGATGTGGTCGGCCCAGTTCTACCAGTTCAACACCACCCGCAGCTTCCTCAGCTCCCTCGGCCTCGGCACGATGGGCTTCGGCCTGCCCGCCGCACTCGGCGCCAAGGTGGCAGCGCCCGACCGCGTGGTGGTCGACATCGACGGCGACGGCTCGTTCATGATGAACGTGCAGGAGCTCGCCACCGCCATCATGGAGAAGATCCCCGTGAAGGTGATGCTGCTCAACAACCAGCACCTCGGCATGGTCGTGCAGTGGGAAGACGTGCTCTACGACGGCGTGCGCGCCCAGACCATCCTCGGGCACCCCGACAACCTCGGCGGGCCCGAAAACGTCGATGCCCTCTACCCCAACTGGCCCAAAATCTGTGAAGGCTTTGGCGTCACCTGCCGCCGTGTGTGGAAGAAGGAAGATCTGCGCGAAGCGATCGAGGAAATGGTCGCCCACGAAGGCCCCTACGTGCTCGACGTCGTCGTGCCCTACACCGAACACGTCATGCCCTTCATCCCCGCTGGCGCCTCCGCCAAGGAAATGCTCATCAAGAGCCCCAGCAAGGCCCGCTAG
- a CDS encoding MFS transporter, which yields MSLFRRLWHPRVPFSPAGLPFFYGWVVLVVAGLGIIGSIPGQTVGVGVFSDALCEALNISRLQLSYAYMGGTALSGFLLPLGGQMLDRLGARRFFVLAAVLFGLSLAAISQLDWIRSSLLGWLSADWQLGGLQVNLGSFVATMGAFLLIRFSGQGLLTLAPRAMLMKWWNRRRGLVTAIQGVMVSGVFASAPALLLPLVNGLGWSGAYLVLAGLALFGLGAMGWLFYRDNPEECGLVMDGKVYPAEKAEPKNPDLIMRKEFTRGEAMRTYAFWLFTLMMAFQGLFFTAISFHLVDLGESLGVGGEGLSHLFGITGLVTIATNLLVGFLLDHIRLRYVSMAMCLGGMICSGGLLLMPGSLGQGLFVLGLGMAWGCFPSITGVTYARFFGRQHLGAISGMAMSWLVWGSAFGPAGYGQLKALQGSYRGALAMTLCMYGVFLVGSWFAVNPQRKVPVA from the coding sequence ATGTCGCTCTTTCGACGACTTTGGCATCCGCGCGTGCCTTTTTCGCCAGCGGGCCTGCCGTTTTTCTACGGTTGGGTGGTGCTGGTGGTGGCCGGGTTGGGGATTATCGGCAGCATCCCGGGGCAGACGGTGGGGGTGGGCGTCTTCAGCGATGCGCTGTGCGAGGCGCTGAACATCAGCCGCTTGCAGCTTTCGTATGCTTACATGGGCGGGACGGCGCTGAGCGGTTTTCTGTTACCGCTGGGCGGGCAGATGCTCGATCGGCTGGGCGCGCGGCGCTTCTTCGTGCTGGCGGCGGTGCTCTTTGGCCTCAGCCTGGCCGCCATTTCGCAGCTCGACTGGATCCGCAGCTCCCTGCTCGGCTGGTTGAGCGCCGATTGGCAGCTTGGGGGCCTGCAGGTCAACCTCGGCTCGTTTGTGGCCACGATGGGCGCGTTTCTCCTGATCCGCTTTTCCGGGCAGGGGCTGCTGACGTTGGCACCTCGGGCGATGCTGATGAAGTGGTGGAACCGGCGTCGGGGGCTCGTGACGGCGATTCAGGGCGTGATGGTGAGCGGCGTGTTTGCGAGCGCCCCCGCCTTGCTGCTGCCGCTGGTCAACGGCCTGGGCTGGAGTGGGGCCTACCTGGTGCTGGCGGGGCTGGCGTTGTTTGGCCTCGGCGCGATGGGCTGGCTGTTTTACCGCGACAACCCGGAGGAGTGCGGGCTGGTGATGGACGGCAAGGTCTACCCGGCGGAAAAGGCCGAGCCGAAGAACCCCGACTTGATCATGCGCAAGGAGTTCACGCGCGGCGAGGCGATGCGGACGTATGCCTTCTGGCTCTTTACGCTCATGATGGCCTTTCAGGGACTGTTTTTTACCGCCATCTCGTTCCACCTCGTCGATCTGGGCGAGAGCCTGGGCGTGGGCGGGGAGGGGCTCAGCCACCTCTTCGGCATCACCGGGCTGGTGACGATCGCGACCAATCTGCTGGTGGGGTTTTTGCTCGACCACATCCGCCTGCGCTACGTCTCGATGGCGATGTGCCTGGGTGGGATGATCTGCTCGGGTGGGCTGTTGTTGATGCCGGGCAGCCTGGGCCAAGGGTTGTTCGTGCTCGGTTTGGGTATGGCGTGGGGCTGCTTCCCCTCGATCACGGGGGTGACGTATGCGCGCTTCTTCGGTCGGCAACACCTGGGGGCGATCAGCGGCATGGCGATGTCTTGGCTGGTGTGGGGCAGCGCGTTTGGCCCGGCGGGTTATGGGCAACTGAAGGCGCTGCAGGGCTCTTACCGTGGGGCGTTGGCGATGACGCTTTGCATGTATGGCGTTTTCCTCGTCGGCTCGTGGTTTGCCGTCAATCCGCAGCGCAAGGTGCCGGTGGCTTGA
- a CDS encoding TIGR01777 family oxidoreductase — MKTMLITGMTGLVGSHVKELAEREGWTVRGLSRDPAGRPGLYRWNPKQGELDVTALQGVEAVVHLAGAGIAEGSWTAERKQVILDSRVQGTQLLCEALAAMEEKPRVLVCASGSSAYPYGPRLWDESGPFGQSFLSQVVRAWEQSADAARLAGIRVVHGRFGVVLSTQDGALAKMLPFFKKGLGGPVGNGRQQLSWITPDDLAAAILHCIRNDQLEGAVNMAAPEPVSNGTFAQALGHAVGRPTVVPIPSFAIKLRYGQMGEETILADNRILPAKLRSSGFNWQYPEIEGALKHALEQHER; from the coding sequence ATGAAGACCATGCTGATCACGGGAATGACGGGGCTCGTGGGCTCCCACGTCAAGGAACTGGCCGAGCGCGAAGGCTGGACGGTGCGCGGGCTTTCTCGTGATCCGGCGGGGCGCCCCGGGCTCTATCGTTGGAACCCGAAGCAGGGCGAGCTGGATGTGACGGCACTGCAGGGCGTGGAGGCGGTCGTGCACTTGGCGGGCGCAGGCATTGCCGAGGGCAGCTGGACGGCCGAGCGCAAGCAGGTGATCCTCGACAGCCGGGTGCAGGGTACGCAGTTGCTCTGCGAGGCGCTGGCTGCGATGGAGGAAAAGCCGCGCGTGCTCGTCTGCGCCAGCGGCTCCAGCGCCTACCCCTACGGGCCGCGACTGTGGGACGAATCGGGGCCGTTTGGTCAATCCTTCCTCTCTCAAGTGGTGCGCGCGTGGGAGCAGTCGGCCGACGCGGCGCGCCTGGCAGGCATCCGGGTGGTGCACGGGCGCTTTGGCGTCGTCTTGAGCACCCAAGACGGCGCGCTGGCCAAAATGCTGCCCTTTTTCAAAAAGGGCCTTGGTGGCCCGGTGGGCAATGGGCGCCAGCAGTTGAGCTGGATCACGCCCGACGACCTGGCGGCGGCCATCCTGCACTGCATCCGCAACGACCAGCTGGAAGGCGCCGTGAACATGGCCGCGCCGGAGCCGGTCAGCAACGGCACCTTTGCGCAGGCGCTGGGTCACGCGGTCGGGCGGCCCACGGTGGTGCCGATCCCGAGCTTTGCGATCAAGCTGCGCTATGGGCAGATGGGCGAGGAGACGATCCTGGCCGACAATCGTATCCTGCCCGCCAAGCTGCGTTCGAGCGGCTTTAACTGGCAATATCCCGAGATCGAGGGCGCGCTGAAGCACGCGCTGGAGCAGCACGAGCGTTAG
- a CDS encoding organic hydroperoxide resistance protein, which yields MKALYTANATSTGGREGHSRTDDGKIDVKLSTPKELGGAGGAGTNPEQLFAAGYSACFLGALKFVAGKAKVKIPDDASVSAKVGIGERDDKQGFGITADLTVSIPGVDRSTVEDLVQKAHVVCPYSHATKGNIQVSTTVA from the coding sequence ATGAAAGCACTGTATACTGCCAACGCCACTTCCACCGGCGGCCGCGAAGGCCACTCCCGCACCGACGACGGCAAGATCGACGTCAAGCTCTCCACGCCCAAGGAACTGGGCGGCGCGGGCGGCGCCGGCACCAACCCCGAACAGCTTTTCGCCGCGGGCTACTCCGCCTGTTTCCTCGGCGCGCTGAAATTTGTCGCCGGCAAGGCCAAGGTGAAGATCCCCGACGATGCCAGCGTCTCCGCCAAGGTCGGGATCGGCGAGCGCGACGACAAGCAGGGCTTCGGCATCACCGCCGACCTCACGGTCTCCATCCCCGGCGTCGACCGCTCGACGGTGGAAGACCTCGTGCAGAAGGCCCACGTCGTGTGCCCCTACTCGCACGCCACCAAGGGCAACATCCAGGTCAGCACCACGGTGGCCTAG
- a CDS encoding alpha/beta hydrolase, with product MSHQHHRLSTQAALQGASHASAEGRAAGVGSPGVERAAQQFLEAVHLGGGKPIYQLSIADARAVLDGAQAGEVPLATAEVSEHDFPVGPSSQVHAHIVRPAGVSGPLPAVLYLHGGGWILGNFKTHERLVRELAAASQSAFVFVDYSPSPEVRFPVAVEEAYAALGYIAAHGAELGLDPQRLAVAGDSAGGNLAAAVTLLAQERNGPSLRLQVLFYPVTNADLDSGSYQAFAEGHFLTRNAMQWFWDAYASEAERALPTVSPLQASDEQLRHLPRAVVLTAEFDVLRDEGEAYARRLSAAGVHVTAARFGGAIHDFVMLNAVSQTPAARAAIALASEKLREAFAE from the coding sequence ATGAGCCACCAACACCACCGCCTCTCCACTCAAGCCGCGCTCCAAGGCGCTTCCCACGCTTCGGCCGAAGGCCGCGCTGCCGGCGTCGGCAGCCCCGGGGTCGAACGCGCCGCCCAGCAGTTCCTCGAAGCCGTCCACCTCGGTGGCGGCAAACCGATCTACCAGCTTTCAATCGCCGACGCCCGGGCCGTGCTCGATGGCGCCCAGGCGGGCGAAGTCCCCCTCGCGACCGCCGAAGTGAGCGAGCACGACTTCCCGGTCGGCCCCTCCAGCCAGGTGCACGCGCACATCGTCCGCCCTGCAGGCGTGAGCGGTCCCCTGCCCGCGGTCCTCTATCTCCACGGCGGCGGCTGGATCCTCGGCAATTTCAAGACCCACGAGCGCCTCGTCCGCGAGCTGGCTGCGGCCAGCCAGTCCGCCTTCGTCTTTGTCGACTACTCGCCCTCGCCTGAAGTCCGCTTTCCGGTGGCGGTGGAGGAAGCCTACGCCGCGCTGGGATACATCGCCGCCCATGGCGCGGAGCTGGGCCTCGACCCCCAACGGCTCGCGGTGGCGGGAGACAGTGCGGGTGGCAACCTCGCCGCCGCCGTTACCCTGCTCGCCCAGGAGCGCAACGGCCCGAGCCTGCGCCTGCAGGTGCTCTTCTACCCGGTTACGAATGCCGACCTCGACTCGGGGTCGTATCAGGCCTTTGCGGAGGGCCACTTCCTCACCCGCAACGCCATGCAGTGGTTTTGGGACGCGTATGCGAGCGAAGCCGAGCGCGCCCTCCCGACCGTTTCGCCCCTGCAGGCCAGCGACGAGCAGCTCCGCCACCTGCCCCGCGCGGTGGTGCTGACGGCCGAGTTTGACGTGTTGCGCGACGAGGGCGAAGCCTATGCGCGCCGCCTCTCCGCCGCCGGGGTCCACGTGACCGCCGCCCGCTTCGGGGGTGCGATCCACGACTTCGTGATGCTCAACGCCGTCTCTCAAACGCCCGCCGCACGGGCCGCCATCGCCCTCGCGAGCGAGAAGCTGCGCGAAGCCTTTGCTGAATGA